Proteins from one Procambarus clarkii isolate CNS0578487 chromosome 40, FALCON_Pclarkii_2.0, whole genome shotgun sequence genomic window:
- the LOC123757827 gene encoding uncharacterized protein gives MKKQIMFKHSLPQSPCRDHKLRDVRIFGLQKHEESTTALNSYPYSSYKHTDLQDCKRAKGYRHSTLGEYTHTNLEDHSRRNFEENEVITREGLRQAGLEDYISSASKDRTPLGLENNFGQTGAEDLEVVETLLSFSQHEMRWNGSVCGSGVLDLPPSPPSSHGGISPRHPLEYDVEESCDPPVFTRKRILKEPEFAKMFMNETPPHTPCTPPRSPSPALCSFTSRASTPGLVSGVPVSVIVKADRWQLQEPRCERTRTLAERKMYDNCDFEYKEEEEEKWGFEDESQSLSVTPTYSSNSGQLCPPPRSVNTAQEQIFVHNKDTDRGVKGAASASDNKRYIVPVQQPPHEATNKNASVSRAPSISNKLVAIAPKMPSVIPVSTGSKVFLAHINGSPAVIPTTGAGITHLIVTTPGTNGGAAVSQVLSPILVSTAASQTPQEDRKRAFKCIFKGCDKTYYKSSHLKSHMRSHTGEKPYQCSWEGCERRFARSDELSRHKRTHTGEKKFECTSCNTKFMRSDHLAKHMKRHTRRRIGVPVAPKVSTLAPAISFIAVPSQPQ, from the exons ATGAAGAAACAAATTATGTTCAAGCACTCGTTACCTCAGTCTCCCTGCAGGGACCACAAG TTAAGAGACGTGAGAATATTTGGCTTGCAAAAACATGAAGAGTCAACTACAGCACTGAATTCATACCCATACTCAAGTTACAAACACACAGACTTGCAAGACTGCAAACGTGCAAAAGGATATAGGCACTCAACATtgggagaatacacacacacaaacctagaaGACCATAGTCGAAGAAACTTTGAAGAAAACGAAGTCATCACTCGGGAGGGACTAAGACAAGCCGGGTTGGAAGACTACATAAGCTCAGCATCTAAAGACCGTACACCATTGGGGCTGGAGAACAACTTCGGTCAGACAGGTGCCGAAGACCTGGAAGTTGTGGAAACCCTCCTTTCATTCTCACAACATGAAATGAGATGGAACGGTTCAGTGTGTGGGAGCGGCGTGCTGGATCTGCCCCCCTCGCCGCCATCCTCACACGGAGGCATCTCCCCTCGCCATCCCCTCGAGTATGACGTGGAGGAGTCTTGTGATCCACCTGTATTTACCAGGAAAAGAATTttgaaagagccagaatttgccaag ATGTTCATGAATGAGACCCCGCCTCACACACCGTGTACGCCACCCCGCTCCCCCAGTCCTGCACTGTGTAGCTTCACCTCGAGAGCATCCACGCCTGGGTTGGTGTCCGGGGTCCCCGTCTCCGTCATCGTCAAAGCAGATAGATGGCAGCTACAGGAACCAAGATGTGAAAGAACCCGTACATTGGCAGAACGTAAAATGTACGATAACTGTGATTTTGAAtacaaggaggaggaagaggaaaaatGGGGTTTTGAGGATGAAAGCCAATCATTGTCAGTGACTCCAACTTACAGCAGCAACAGTGGCCAACTTTGTCCTCCTCCTCGCAGTGTTAACACGGCTCAGGAACAAATCTTTGTGCACAACAAAGACACAGATCGTGGAGTTAAAGGGGCAGCATCTGCCAGCGACAATAAGCGCTACATAGTACCTGTTCAACAACCTCCTCATGAAGCCACAAATAAAAATGCCTCGGTCTCTAGAGCACCGAGCATTAGCAATAAGCTTGTGGCAATTGCACCAAAGATGCCGTCTGTGATTCCAGTAAGCACTGGTAGCAAAGTATTTCTGGCACATATTAATGGGTCTCCTGCTGTAATCCCTACCACAGGTGCTGGTATTACTCACTTAATTGTAACCACTCCGGGAACTAATGGGGGTGCTGCTGTCTCCCAGGTTCTGTCACCGATCCTAGTATCGACAGCGGCATCACAAACTCCACAGGAAGACAGAAAAAGAGCATTTAAGTGTATATTTAAAGGCTGTGATAAAACGTACTACAAATCGTCTCATCTCAAATCCCATATGAGGTCCCACACAGGGGAAAAACCTTATCAATGCTCATGGGAAGGCTGTGAAAGACGCTTTGCCAGATCAGATGAATTATCCCGTCATAAGAGAACACATACAGGGGAGAAAAAGTTTGAATGTACTTCGTGCAACACAAAGTTCATGCGCTCTGATCACTTGGCTAAACACATGAAGAGACACACTCGCCGACGGATTGGGGTTCCCGTGGCTCCAAAAGTATCAACCTTGGCACCTGCTATCAGCTTCATAGCAGTGCCAAGTCAACCCCAGTGA